The stretch of DNA TGAGATCGCCCTTCAGATCACGGACCCGTCACGGCCCGAACATGAGGAGTCGTTCACCCGCGCCCCGACAGGGGTGCGACGCTCAGCCGCTCTCGCTGTCGCCTTCCTGGCCGCCGCCGGCGGCCATCGCCGCCAGCTCCAGGTCCACCAGCCGCTGGTGCTCCTCGGCGTCCTCGCGCGCCTTCTTCGGGCTCCAGCGCCCTGCCATCACGAACAGGAACGGCAGGAACAGCACCTGCCCGGCCAGGCAGACGAACCACCAGGTGCGCCAGTTGCCCGGGTTGTCCTTGGCGGCCTTCTGCACCGTGGTCCCGTACTGCTGCAGCACCGCGAGCTGGGGCTGGGCCTTCTGCACCGTGAGCAGGCCGGGCACGCCGACCTGCTGCACCGCCTGGGCCTGCAGCGCGGGCGGGACCGCCGTCGGCGGGTACTTCGCCAGCTCGGCGAAGAGCTGCGGATGGGCGTTCACGATGGCCAGCGCCGGGCCCGCCTGGGCCTCTGCCGCCGCCACCGCCTGACCGTGCTCCACCAGCGGTGTCGCCGAGGTCACCACCACCGGCACGAACGCGGCGGAGACCGCGACCACGATCCGGATGATCCAGCCCCACACCGCGAGGCCGGTCGCCGTCGCGGCCGGGTTGTGCTTCTCCACGGTCTCGGTGAAGCTCGCCATCCACGGCGCGTAGGTGAGCCCGCCGAGCACGCCGATGCCGATGAACATCCAGGCGAAGGTGTAGTACCCGGTCTTGGCGTGGGTCGCGCTCAGCGCGAAGATCAGCGTCACCACGATGCTGCCGACGGCGCCCGCCAGCATGAACGGCTTGCGCACCTTCAGCCGGTCGGAGGCCAGCCCGGCGACCACCAGGGCGATGGCGTTGGCCGCCCAGTACCAGTTGGCCAGCGCGTTGACCCGCTGCTCCGAGTAGCCGAAGACGGTCGAGAAGTAGACCACGAAGTTGCCGACCGCGGCGAAGTACAGCAGCAGGAAGATGCTGATGGCGAAGGCCGAGCCGACCACGTCCAGCCGCATCATCTGGCGCCAGTGGTTGCCCGACTCGACCTCGGCGAGGTCCATGCCCTTGGCGCGGGCCTCGACCAGGGCCCGGTCGCGCAGGCTCACCATGATCTGGTCGCGCAGCCGGGGCGACAGCTCGCGCAGGGCGACCAGGGACACCAGGAACACGATCAGCGTGGAGATCCCGGCGTAGCGCAGCTCGTCCTGCCAGCTGGAGGAGTTCAGGGTGCTGCTGGTCACGGTGGTGACCACCAGGCTGCCCAGCACCGGGCCCATGGTCCAGTAGCCCATGGCCGTGGCCCGGCCCAGCTGCGGGGAGAAGTCCCTGATCAGGGCCGGTGTCGCGACCAGGACGATGCCTTCGACGAAGCCGACCAGGGCGAACAGGATCAGATAGGAGAGCTCACCGGAGGCGTTCGGCAGGCCGAACAGCACCAGCAGCCCGGTGACCAGCAGCCCGTACACCACCATGTTGGCCCGGCCCCAGCGGTCGGCCAGGCCCGCGATCAGCGAGGCGAAGGCGCCGACGGCGTTGCCGACCACGGAGACCCAGATGAAGTAGCGGTAGGTCATGTGGAAGTGGGTGATGATCGAGGTCGCCACCGCGTACTGGATGTACAGGGCGTAGTACAGAACGATCGTGGTCAGCACCACGATCGCCAGGTAGGCGTAGCGGCGGCCGGTGTCCGGGTAGTGGGCCAGGTCGCGCTGCCACAGCCGGGTGAGCGCGCCGGGCGCGGGTCTGGAGACGGACGCGTCTGCGTTGAACGGGGTGGTGGTCATGCTGCTCCTCGGGGCACCGGTGCGTACGGGGGCGGACGGACGGGGCGGCGCGCGCGGTCGGACCGGGGCGCAGGCCTCAAGGGCACGAGCCTCGGCGTCGAGGGCGTGAACGGAGGTTAGTACCGACTGGTCGGTACGGACCAGATGCGTGCATGGACCAGTTGCGGGAAAGGCGGCCCCGGGGGATCCGGGGCCGCCCTCACGTCGTGCGGCGGTGCCTCAGTTGAGTTTCCTGGGCACGCGTACCGGGACCACCTCGCGGTTGAAGGTGCTGCTGGCGACGCCGGCGAAGGAGGTGTACCAGGCCAGCAGCCCGGTCAGCAGGCCCAGCCAGCCGCCGACCTTGGTGATGTCGCCGTTCTTGGAGAACTCGCCGATGGCCAGCACCACGAAGGTGAGGGTCAGCGCGACGAAGACGCTGAGCACCGCGTGGTTCACGCGGACCGCGGCGACGGTCATGTAGCCGGTGAAGATGCCCCACACCAACAGGAACAGGCCCAGGGCGTTGTGGAAGTCGGCCGAGCTGGCGATGGCCGGCGCGACGTCCTTGACCAGCGCGTAGTAGGCCAGCCAGAACGCCCCGAAGGAGCTGAAGGCGGTGGCGCCGAAGGTGTTGCCTCTGCGGAACTCCCACATGCCGGCCAGGAGTTGGCCGAGACCGCCGTAGAAGAGGGCGAGCGGGAGCACCACGCCCTCGGCGGTCTTGTCGAAGAATCCGGCGTTGAAGCAGCTGAGAACGAGGGTGGTCATGGCGAACCCGGCCAGGCCCAGCGGGGCGGGGTCGGCGATCGCGGGGGGTGGGGTTGCCCGTGCTGTCTGCGGCTCGACTGCGGACATAGAAGATGCGCCCCTTCCGATCCGACAAGAAGCTGACACCGTCCAGTATGTGACGGTTCAACAGATAGAGCGCCGGAGCGGAGCGAGTAGAAAATGTCATGTCTGCGAAAAGGCGGGAACGCCTCCGCTTCGCCCGGAGTTGCTCCGTCCAAGGGCAGGATCG from Streptomyces sp. 846.5 encodes:
- a CDS encoding MFS transporter, with translation MTTTPFNADASVSRPAPGALTRLWQRDLAHYPDTGRRYAYLAIVVLTTIVLYYALYIQYAVATSIITHFHMTYRYFIWVSVVGNAVGAFASLIAGLADRWGRANMVVYGLLVTGLLVLFGLPNASGELSYLILFALVGFVEGIVLVATPALIRDFSPQLGRATAMGYWTMGPVLGSLVVTTVTSSTLNSSSWQDELRYAGISTLIVFLVSLVALRELSPRLRDQIMVSLRDRALVEARAKGMDLAEVESGNHWRQMMRLDVVGSAFAISIFLLLYFAAVGNFVVYFSTVFGYSEQRVNALANWYWAANAIALVVAGLASDRLKVRKPFMLAGAVGSIVVTLIFALSATHAKTGYYTFAWMFIGIGVLGGLTYAPWMASFTETVEKHNPAATATGLAVWGWIIRIVVAVSAAFVPVVVTSATPLVEHGQAVAAAEAQAGPALAIVNAHPQLFAELAKYPPTAVPPALQAQAVQQVGVPGLLTVQKAQPQLAVLQQYGTTVQKAAKDNPGNWRTWWFVCLAGQVLFLPFLFVMAGRWSPKKAREDAEEHQRLVDLELAAMAAGGGQEGDSESG
- a CDS encoding acetate uptake transporter family protein, which gives rise to MSAVEPQTARATPPPAIADPAPLGLAGFAMTTLVLSCFNAGFFDKTAEGVVLPLALFYGGLGQLLAGMWEFRRGNTFGATAFSSFGAFWLAYYALVKDVAPAIASSADFHNALGLFLLVWGIFTGYMTVAAVRVNHAVLSVFVALTLTFVVLAIGEFSKNGDITKVGGWLGLLTGLLAWYTSFAGVASSTFNREVVPVRVPRKLN